One Bombus pyrosoma isolate SC7728 linkage group LG7, ASM1482585v1, whole genome shotgun sequence genomic window carries:
- the LOC122569297 gene encoding uncharacterized protein LOC122569297: MGQLTMFLMAIFLVQYALADIMIQPGYENPQSIQKSNLEEEYQPITQHPETLPNSEDKGHESHPQSHNPHQLVSQQGYTDPGYHLELYPVYSDSYHLPAQALSPMFQHVILPPMSRAAYRRLLSDMNIYGSAGIPGAVLPYYQYPPTAAHNRYRRSNPSEEPDGIQRGEHDDVATKSPLDDSLSVVDLQDQEKKRVNTRQSVSLLGLKPSNMYPVQQQYRSLGLNPHQQIPAEVKQEMPQDPTAVPIKTTTSLLANKDLHHAFLLQQTSPQKQQQSSPVDNVGSQHESRTSTGTAVHHKEIVSTKLGDTYKIKLHQHVHHHGKFKDNAPKESYSITIPTNVHHDVEPSNNLTPIQPAAEQVVQVYSNPTDLGTNYLPSTQYTVAPQSYPVNDFGNYISNYVWSCPYSSLYSPYRICFDTNDIQPVVYQLA, translated from the exons ATGGGGCAATTAACGATG TTTTTAATGGCTATTTTCCTAGTCCAATATGCGCTGGCTGACATTATGATACAACCTGGATACGAAAATCCACAGTCTATACAGAAATCAAATTTGGAGGAAGAATATCAGCCCATAACTCAACATCCTGAAACTCTTCCAAATTCAGAAGACAAAGGCCATGAATCACATCCTCAATCACACAATCCACACCAATTAGTATCACAACAGGGATACACGGATCCAGGGTATCATTTGGAACTTTATCCAGTGTATTCGGATTCATACCATCTTCCTGCTCAAGCATTGTCGCCGATGTTTCAACATGTAATATTGCCACCTATGTCAAGGGCTGCTTACAGACGACTGTTGTCCGATATGAATATCTACGGATCAGCAGGAATTCCCGGGGCAGTTCTACCCTATTATCAATATCCTCCTACA GCAGCACACAATCGATACAGAAGATCTAATCCAAGCGAAGAACCCGATGGAATACAAAGGGGCGAACACGATGATGTGGCCACGAAGTCGCCCTTAGATGATTCGTTATCGGTCGTTGATTTGCAAGATCAAGAGa AGAAGCGCGTGAATACTCGTCAAAGTGTTTCGCTGTTGGGCTTGAAGCCATCGAACATGTATCCTGTGCAGCAACAATACCGTTCTCTGGGATTGAATCCCCATCAACAAATACCTGCCGAAGTAAAGCAAGAAATGCCACAAGATCCAACTGCTGTTCCTATAAAAACCACGACTTCTTTATTAGCCAACAAAGATCTTCATCACGCATTTTTATTGCAACAAACTTCCCCCCAAAAACAGCAACAATCGTCGCCAGTTGATAACGTGGGAAGTCAGCACGAATCTAGAACTTCCACG GGAACAGCTGTTCATCATAAGGAAATAGTGAGCACGAAGCTGGGAGATACCTACAAAATAAAGCTGCACCAGCACGTGCATCACCACGGGAAATTCAAGGATAATGCGCCAAAAGAAAGTTATAGCATCACGATTCCTACTAACGTGCACCACGACGTTGAACcatcgaataatttaacaCCGATACAGCCCGCTGCAGAACAAGTCGTGCAAGTTTATAGTAATCCAACTGACCTGGGGACAAATTATTTGCCAAGCACTCAGTACACCGTTGCACCTCAATCTTATCCTGTTAACGATTTCGGTAATTATATAAGTAATTATGTTTGGTCATGCCCATATTCGTCCCTCTATTCGCCATACAGAATTTGTTTCGATACCAATGATATACAACCTGTCGTATATCAGTTAGCTTAA